One Longimicrobium sp. DNA window includes the following coding sequences:
- a CDS encoding CopG family transcriptional regulator, protein MSSSTPPIINAGRGLVVRTQLYLTPEEQGALQALSRRTGRSRSELIREAIDAMLAQPEPERCFQMQQARGLWSDREDLPDFVAFHSET, encoded by the coding sequence GTGTCCAGCTCGACTCCGCCGATCATCAACGCCGGGAGAGGTCTCGTGGTCCGCACCCAGCTTTATCTCACGCCCGAGGAACAGGGTGCCCTCCAGGCGCTCTCTCGCCGAACCGGGCGGTCCCGGAGCGAGCTGATCCGCGAGGCGATCGACGCGATGCTCGCCCAGCCCGAGCCGGAGCGCTGTTTTCAGATGCAGCAGGCCCGCGGCCTCTGGAGCGACCGCGAGGACCTCCCCGACTTCGTCGCCTTCCATAGCGAAACGTGA
- a CDS encoding DUF5654 family protein, giving the protein MTNPRVMLQTMITLASASLGLVAALAWNEAIKATIKQVFGTSESLAGLYTYAILATVLAVVVLTLLARASARVGGDVAFHREAEG; this is encoded by the coding sequence ATGACCAACCCGCGCGTGATGCTCCAGACGATGATCACCCTCGCCTCGGCCTCGCTGGGCCTGGTCGCGGCGCTGGCCTGGAACGAGGCGATCAAGGCCACGATCAAACAGGTGTTCGGCACCTCCGAGAGCCTCGCCGGCCTGTACACCTACGCGATCCTCGCCACCGTCCTCGCGGTCGTGGTCCTGACGCTGCTCGCACGGGCATCCGCGCGTGTGGGCGGCGACGTTGCGTTCCATCGCGAAGCGGAGGGATGA